In Marivivens aquimaris, one genomic interval encodes:
- a CDS encoding SRPBCC family protein: protein MTKTVNLSHWYDVPPAKLWDVVTDYDALAEVCQPLLAFEGLPEGRVREGQDFTVKVRLFGRLPAQDYRMRVVRCDDEAMQFESDEVGAGVKTWQHRLNITPEGSGSRLDENITIDAGVLTPLFALWARKLYSHRDGPRRVLLGLDKKE from the coding sequence ATGACGAAGACGGTAAACCTTTCCCACTGGTACGACGTCCCGCCCGCAAAACTGTGGGACGTTGTGACCGACTACGATGCGCTGGCCGAGGTTTGCCAGCCGCTGCTGGCCTTCGAAGGGCTTCCCGAAGGCAGGGTCAGGGAAGGGCAGGACTTTACCGTCAAGGTGCGCCTCTTCGGGCGCTTGCCTGCACAGGATTACCGGATGCGGGTCGTGCGCTGCGACGACGAAGCCATGCAGTTCGAGTCCGACGAGGTCGGCGCGGGTGTCAAAACCTGGCAGCACCGTCTGAACATTACGCCCGAAGGTTCGGGTAGTCGGCTCGACGAAAACATCACCATAGACGCGGGCGTTCTGACCCCGCTTTTCGCGCTCTGGGCGCGCAAATTGTATTCCCATCGGGACGGCCCGCGACGCGTCCTCTTGGGGCTCGATAAAAAGGAATAA
- a CDS encoding antifreeze protein: protein MKVATPAELIGASTALTMLVWETNAVMSMRVLGMMGLWSVTPSENARMFSEKPPAFAKSAAAGMSAAVSGKRPDEVAMAMIKPLRAKTRSNSARLAKKGPSFPKLK, encoded by the coding sequence ATGAAGGTCGCAACCCCAGCAGAGCTAATCGGCGCATCGACGGCCCTGACCATGCTGGTCTGGGAAACCAACGCCGTGATGTCGATGCGTGTGCTTGGCATGATGGGGCTCTGGTCCGTCACGCCGTCCGAAAACGCACGGATGTTTAGCGAAAAGCCCCCCGCTTTCGCAAAGTCCGCCGCTGCCGGAATGTCCGCTGCCGTCAGCGGCAAGCGCCCCGACGAGGTCGCGATGGCCATGATTAAACCGCTACGCGCCAAGACCAGATCGAATAGCGCTCGACTGGCCAAGAAAGGCCCGAGCTTTCCGAAGCTGAAGTAA
- a CDS encoding urease subunit beta, whose protein sequence is MIPGELFPAEGEIELNAGAEVTTLLVANTGDRPVQVGSHYHFAETNPALSFDRDAAHGKRLDIAAGTAVRFEPGQEREVNLIPLLGDRKVYGFNQKVMGAL, encoded by the coding sequence ATGATCCCAGGAGAACTCTTTCCGGCCGAAGGCGAGATCGAACTGAACGCCGGTGCCGAAGTGACCACGCTGCTGGTCGCAAATACCGGCGACCGTCCGGTGCAGGTGGGTAGCCATTACCACTTTGCCGAAACAAACCCCGCGCTGTCGTTTGATCGTGACGCCGCACATGGCAAACGCCTCGATATTGCGGCCGGAACCGCTGTTCGTTTTGAACCGGGGCAGGAGCGTGAGGTGAACCTCATCCCTCTGCTTGGTGATCGCAAAGTCTACGGCTTCAACCAGAAAGTCATGGGCGCGCTATGA
- a CDS encoding urease subunit gamma yields MNLTPREKDKLLISVAAMVARNRLERGVKLNHPEAIALITDYVVEGARDGRSVADLMEAGAHVVTKEQCMEGIAEMIHDVQVEATFPDGTKLVTVHHPIR; encoded by the coding sequence ATGAACCTCACCCCTCGCGAAAAAGACAAATTGCTGATTTCGGTTGCGGCAATGGTTGCCCGCAACCGCCTTGAGCGTGGCGTCAAGCTCAACCACCCCGAAGCGATCGCGCTGATCACCGACTACGTGGTCGAAGGCGCCCGAGATGGCCGCAGCGTGGCCGACCTCATGGAGGCAGGCGCGCATGTCGTCACCAAAGAGCAGTGCATGGAAGGCATCGCCGAGATGATCCACGACGTACAGGTCGAAGCGACATTCCCTGACGGCACAAAGCTCGTCACCGTTCACCACCCCATCCGCTAA
- a CDS encoding urease accessory protein UreD has product MLDTAMIAGMQRAKGKARAGFSGAGNRLRDLHQSGSLKALLPRNHAPVPDLVLVNTAGGLTGGDDYSVSIEALDGASVNVATQTAERVYKASAGVAQMNVSLTVKGSGTLCWMPQETILFDRSAIARKITAEMDEASRLLIVEPIVYGRRAMGETLDTVNFADQWRIRQGGRLVHAEATRINGPFSAYQGIGALDNARASATILYVASDAEDRLEEARTYGVNASAWGGRLVVRLLADDALKLRRQMTEFLTRFRGAPLPRVWTM; this is encoded by the coding sequence ATGCTCGACACAGCGATGATCGCGGGGATGCAACGCGCCAAGGGTAAGGCGCGCGCCGGTTTTTCCGGTGCCGGCAACCGTTTGCGCGATCTGCACCAGTCGGGCAGCCTGAAGGCGCTTCTCCCGCGCAACCACGCGCCTGTGCCGGATCTGGTGCTTGTGAACACCGCAGGCGGGCTGACGGGCGGCGACGATTATTCTGTGAGCATCGAGGCGCTGGACGGCGCTTCGGTCAATGTCGCCACGCAAACGGCGGAGCGTGTCTACAAAGCCTCCGCAGGTGTCGCGCAAATGAATGTAAGCCTCACCGTCAAAGGTAGCGGAACACTCTGCTGGATGCCGCAGGAGACCATCCTTTTCGACCGCAGCGCGATTGCTCGCAAGATCACGGCAGAGATGGACGAAGCCAGCCGCCTGCTGATCGTCGAGCCGATTGTCTACGGCCGCCGCGCGATGGGTGAGACGCTGGACACCGTCAATTTCGCCGACCAATGGCGCATCCGTCAGGGCGGCAGGCTGGTTCACGCCGAGGCGACACGGATCAACGGTCCGTTCTCCGCCTATCAGGGGATCGGTGCCCTCGATAATGCCCGCGCCAGCGCCACTATCCTCTATGTGGCAAGCGACGCCGAAGACCGACTGGAAGAAGCGCGCACTTACGGCGTCAACGCCTCCGCTTGGGGTGGCCGCCTTGTCGTACGATTGCTGGCCGATGACGCGCTGAAACTGCGCCGCCAAATGACTGAATTTCTGACCCGTTTTCGCGGCGCGCCGTTGCCCCGCGTCTGGACTATGTAA
- the ade gene encoding adenine deaminase produces MDTLETRIAMGRGDIPADVVLSGGEVLCVVTGAVTSADVAICGDTIVGVGQGYEGKKVIDVSGLTLVPGFIDTHLHIESSLVTPFEFDRCVAPRGVTTAICDPHEIANVIGLDGIRYFQSASERTVMDIKVQLSSCVPSSHMETTGATLLADDIAEVMGHPSNVGLAEFMNYPGVIHRDPECMDKLRLFEGGHIDGHCPQLSGNDLNAYIAAGIRTEHEATTAEEALEKLRKGMRVLIREGSVSKDLHALQPILNDLTSAYLCLCTDDRNPLDIGEHGHLDYMIHTLIALGSPVPAVYRAASLSAAEAFGMKDRGQIAPGKRADIVAVGSLQSCDAKLVLCGGTVVNDAAFAGREVIEPVGRQSVKAPKVVAEQFRHGGNNPETPVIGILEGKIITEFLTEDIPSTDGDKKPDTDRDLIRIAVVERHGKNGNIATGFVRGFGLKEGAIASTVCHDHHNIAVVGANYDDMAVASNRLGEIEGGFVVVKDGEILAELALPVAGLMSLEPFEVVRDHLVELRSAATSLGVTLEEPFLQLAFLALPVIPALKITDRGMVDVHKFELIS; encoded by the coding sequence ATGGATACTCTCGAGACCAGAATTGCGATGGGCCGCGGGGATATTCCGGCTGATGTGGTACTCTCGGGCGGAGAGGTGCTTTGCGTTGTCACCGGAGCCGTCACCAGCGCCGATGTCGCCATCTGTGGCGATACGATTGTCGGCGTGGGGCAGGGCTACGAGGGCAAGAAGGTCATCGACGTTTCGGGCCTGACTCTCGTTCCCGGTTTCATCGACACGCACCTTCATATTGAAAGTAGCCTCGTCACGCCGTTTGAATTCGACCGCTGCGTTGCGCCGCGCGGGGTGACGACGGCGATTTGTGATCCACACGAGATTGCGAATGTCATCGGCCTCGACGGTATCCGTTATTTCCAGTCGGCGAGCGAGCGGACGGTGATGGATATCAAGGTGCAGCTTTCGTCCTGCGTGCCGTCCTCGCATATGGAAACGACGGGCGCGACCTTGCTTGCGGACGACATCGCCGAGGTGATGGGTCACCCGTCGAACGTCGGTCTGGCCGAGTTCATGAATTACCCCGGTGTCATCCACCGCGACCCGGAATGTATGGACAAACTTCGCCTCTTCGAAGGCGGGCACATAGATGGGCACTGTCCGCAGCTGTCGGGCAACGACCTCAACGCCTACATCGCGGCTGGTATCCGAACGGAGCACGAGGCGACAACCGCTGAAGAGGCGCTGGAGAAGCTGCGCAAAGGGATGCGCGTTCTGATCCGCGAAGGTTCGGTGTCCAAAGACCTTCACGCACTCCAGCCGATCCTGAATGATCTGACGTCTGCCTATCTGTGCCTATGCACCGACGACCGCAATCCGCTGGACATCGGAGAGCACGGGCACCTCGATTACATGATCCATACGCTGATCGCGCTGGGCTCGCCGGTGCCTGCGGTTTACCGTGCGGCGTCGCTATCGGCGGCGGAGGCGTTCGGGATGAAGGATCGCGGACAAATCGCGCCGGGTAAGCGGGCGGACATCGTGGCGGTCGGATCGCTGCAAAGCTGTGATGCCAAGCTGGTGCTCTGCGGCGGCACGGTGGTGAACGACGCGGCATTCGCGGGGCGCGAGGTGATCGAACCCGTTGGCCGCCAGTCGGTCAAAGCGCCGAAGGTCGTGGCAGAGCAGTTCCGCCACGGCGGCAACAACCCTGAAACGCCTGTGATCGGCATCCTCGAAGGAAAGATCATCACCGAGTTTCTGACCGAGGATATCCCTTCGACCGATGGTGACAAAAAGCCGGACACGGACCGCGACCTGATCCGCATTGCCGTTGTCGAACGCCATGGAAAGAACGGGAATATCGCGACTGGCTTTGTCAGAGGCTTCGGGCTCAAAGAAGGTGCGATTGCCTCTACCGTTTGTCACGATCACCACAATATCGCGGTGGTTGGCGCGAATTACGACGACATGGCTGTGGCCTCCAACCGTTTGGGAGAGATTGAAGGCGGGTTCGTTGTGGTGAAGGACGGCGAAATCCTTGCTGAACTGGCGCTGCCGGTGGCGGGCCTCATGAGCCTTGAGCCGTTCGAGGTCGTTCGCGATCATCTGGTGGAACTGCGGTCTGCTGCGACTTCGCTGGGCGTGACACTCGAAGAGCCGTTCCTCCAGCTCGCGTTCCTCGCGCTGCCCGTCATTCCCGCGCTCAAAATCACCGACCGCGGGATGGTCGATGTGCACAAATTCGAGCTGATTTCCTGA
- a CDS encoding LysM peptidoglycan-binding domain-containing protein, protein MQKISFLCLITALNAPAAFAESYTVQGGDTLYGIAARELGNGARWPEICTANETNLADCENIYPGLVLEIPNGQQETESSGSDLLDAMPEWAAALAASADGDTVAQDDSEESTEEDAEPALPEPEPVIEIEEDVEVAEPEPDATVIDAPGIFLITDPVEMANAFGTTAPSIQVEGADNGAMLSGSVPTTGSPRIQGAFLTLDAEQTASLAGQRVTAILRVQSEHTGMVGVIGGLIDGANSGWKMTRLSEGPNFLPLNFNLPEDTTDHVFAIGVQPDPNDEGQSITVTSVAIGVSD, encoded by the coding sequence ATGCAAAAGATCAGTTTTCTTTGTCTAATCACAGCCTTGAATGCGCCTGCCGCGTTTGCAGAGTCCTACACAGTGCAGGGTGGCGACACTCTTTACGGCATAGCAGCGCGCGAGCTGGGCAACGGCGCGCGATGGCCGGAAATTTGTACGGCCAATGAGACGAACCTGGCGGATTGCGAGAACATCTATCCGGGGCTTGTTTTGGAGATTCCGAACGGTCAGCAGGAGACTGAAAGCAGCGGTTCCGATTTGCTTGATGCGATGCCTGAGTGGGCAGCGGCTTTGGCTGCGAGCGCTGACGGGGACACTGTTGCTCAGGACGACAGTGAAGAGTCTACCGAGGAAGATGCGGAGCCTGCTCTGCCCGAGCCGGAACCGGTCATCGAGATCGAGGAGGACGTCGAAGTGGCGGAGCCCGAGCCTGATGCGACGGTCATTGACGCTCCGGGGATTTTCCTGATCACCGATCCGGTCGAAATGGCGAATGCCTTCGGCACGACAGCGCCAAGCATTCAGGTCGAGGGTGCGGACAATGGCGCGATGCTTTCGGGCAGCGTCCCTACCACCGGTAGCCCGCGCATTCAGGGCGCCTTCCTGACGCTCGACGCCGAGCAGACCGCGAGCCTAGCGGGTCAGCGCGTAACCGCGATCCTGAGGGTCCAGTCGGAGCACACAGGCATGGTGGGCGTGATCGGCGGACTGATTGACGGCGCAAATTCTGGCTGGAAGATGACCCGCCTGAGCGAAGGGCCGAATTTCCTGCCGCTGAACTTCAATCTGCCTGAAGACACCACGGACCATGTCTTTGCGATCGGCGTGCAGCCCGATCCGAACGACGAAGGCCAGTCGATCACCGTGACCTCCGTCGCGATTGGCGTCAGCGACTAA
- a CDS encoding rhodanese-like domain-containing protein, which produces MTAVTPSAVAETPAAASEDALAHFSKRLTFETDCWDTHHSLSNGATDFVLLDVRGPALYREGHVPGAISLPHGKMTERKMSEWPDDTLFVVYCAGPHCNGANKAAVRLARMGRPVKEMIGGVTGWIDEGFALAMGDEPSSVPEIEAA; this is translated from the coding sequence ATGACCGCCGTTACCCCGTCCGCCGTCGCTGAAACGCCCGCCGCAGCATCCGAAGATGCGCTCGCCCATTTCTCAAAGCGCCTGACCTTCGAGACCGACTGCTGGGACACCCATCATTCGCTGTCGAACGGAGCTACCGATTTCGTCCTGCTCGACGTTCGCGGCCCCGCGCTTTACCGCGAAGGCCACGTGCCGGGCGCAATCAGCCTGCCGCACGGCAAGATGACCGAACGTAAGATGTCCGAGTGGCCCGACGATACGCTGTTCGTCGTCTACTGCGCCGGTCCGCACTGCAATGGCGCGAACAAAGCCGCCGTGCGTCTGGCCCGCATGGGCCGTCCGGTCAAAGAGATGATCGGCGGCGTCACTGGTTGGATCGACGAAGGTTTCGCCTTGGCGATGGGCGACGAGCCATCAAGCGTCCCCGAAATCGAAGCGGCGTAA
- a CDS encoding LacI family DNA-binding transcriptional regulator, which translates to MAAKPTATIEDVARIAGVSIATVSRAVHNPEKVAKATRKKVNEAILVTGYTTNAMARSLRMGRTNIILVLAPDIGDPNFTTTLIGIENEARARGHAILIGHTQNDPERSLDYLRYVASHKLAGMILFTGRLPFESLEGISLPPVVSAFEPAGDDSFTYVGVDDRAGGRKAAEHLLAAGHRRIAFVGDTLSRMSYRRRREGFDQAMDAARIPEKDRVIVPGDGSLESGRHAVELLFIRDDVPSAFMCVNDITAIGVMNGLAARGYTIPQDFSVIGFDDVPQATFISPPLTTIRQPRNLIGRTAIIRLLAMIEGEADNAPAEEELIMPDLILRGSVTSPGPIGRPNS; encoded by the coding sequence TTGGCAGCAAAGCCTACGGCGACAATCGAGGACGTGGCCCGTATCGCGGGCGTCTCCATCGCAACGGTCAGTCGTGCCGTCCACAACCCTGAAAAGGTGGCCAAAGCCACGCGCAAGAAGGTCAACGAAGCCATCCTCGTGACCGGCTACACGACCAACGCTATGGCGCGCAGCCTGCGGATGGGGCGGACCAACATCATCCTCGTCCTAGCGCCAGATATCGGCGACCCGAATTTTACGACGACCCTCATCGGAATCGAGAACGAAGCCCGCGCACGCGGCCATGCGATTCTCATCGGGCATACCCAGAACGATCCCGAACGCAGCCTCGACTACCTGCGCTATGTCGCCTCCCACAAACTCGCGGGGATGATCCTGTTCACGGGTCGCCTGCCGTTCGAGAGCCTTGAAGGCATCAGCCTGCCGCCGGTCGTCTCCGCATTCGAGCCTGCTGGCGACGACAGCTTTACCTACGTCGGCGTTGATGATCGGGCAGGGGGCCGAAAAGCTGCCGAGCACCTCTTGGCAGCCGGTCATCGCCGCATCGCCTTTGTCGGCGACACGCTGTCGCGTATGTCTTATCGCCGCCGCCGCGAGGGTTTCGATCAGGCGATGGATGCCGCGCGTATTCCCGAAAAAGACCGCGTTATCGTGCCGGGGGATGGCTCGCTCGAAAGCGGGCGTCACGCGGTCGAACTGCTGTTCATCCGCGATGATGTGCCGTCCGCGTTCATGTGTGTGAACGATATTACCGCAATCGGCGTGATGAACGGCCTTGCCGCGCGCGGCTATACGATCCCACAGGATTTCTCGGTGATCGGCTTCGACGACGTGCCGCAGGCGACATTTATCTCGCCGCCGCTGACAACGATCCGCCAGCCGCGCAACCTCATCGGGCGCACTGCTATTATTCGGTTGCTTGCAATGATTGAGGGCGAAGCCGACAACGCGCCTGCCGAAGAAGAGCTGATCATGCCTGACCTGATCCTACGTGGGTCGGTGACTTCCCCCGGTCCCATCGGGCGGCCCAATTCGTAG
- a CDS encoding sugar ABC transporter ATP-binding protein: MSAIGDQGPVPVLAARGVSKSFGEVPVLFSVDLEILPGEVHALMGENGAGKSTLVKILSGFEQPTAGQILLDGNAVTLPGNGHSERLGIALIHQELNLAEHLTVTESLFLGREITKFGFLDRPAMRKVARAALDELGTDIHVDALISDLSLADKQMVEIAKAISRNARVVFMDEPTAVLSEGETDRLFAQVRRLRAEGTSFVFVSHKLGEVMALSDRVTVLRDGQWIKTDLTRNLTADRIAQLMVGRELSDLYPVKHEPDVDAEEVLTVENLSTGFVKNASFTLQRGEILGFSGLIGSGRTELMEAIAGLRKYHSGTVTVNGTPLPAADMNATREAGVAYMTKDRKGRGLLVGERIRPNLTLQTLDLHERWGMISGTSEAKALERANRRFDIRVRDPRVMVSQMSGGNQQKLLLAKIMELAPGILIVDEPTRGIDVGTKQQIYQFLSVLAREGHAVIVVSSEMPEIIGLSSRVAVMREGRIMGLLTGDGIQENNIMRLASGLGVAA; this comes from the coding sequence ATGTCCGCGATCGGAGATCAGGGCCCGGTGCCGGTTTTGGCAGCGCGGGGGGTGTCTAAGTCATTCGGTGAAGTGCCGGTACTTTTCAGTGTCGATCTGGAAATACTCCCCGGCGAGGTTCATGCCCTCATGGGCGAGAATGGTGCAGGCAAATCCACGCTGGTCAAAATTCTATCGGGGTTTGAACAGCCTACGGCAGGTCAGATCCTGCTGGACGGCAATGCTGTCACCCTGCCCGGTAACGGCCACTCCGAACGGCTCGGCATTGCGCTGATTCACCAGGAACTCAACCTCGCCGAACATCTGACTGTGACTGAGAGCCTGTTTCTGGGCCGCGAGATTACCAAGTTTGGCTTCCTCGACCGCCCCGCCATGCGCAAGGTTGCGCGGGCCGCGCTGGACGAGCTTGGCACTGACATTCATGTCGACGCGCTAATCAGCGACCTGAGCCTTGCCGACAAGCAGATGGTCGAGATCGCGAAAGCCATTAGTCGCAATGCCCGTGTCGTTTTCATGGACGAGCCGACCGCGGTACTGTCCGAAGGCGAAACCGACCGTTTGTTCGCTCAGGTTCGCCGCCTTCGCGCCGAAGGGACCAGCTTTGTCTTCGTGTCGCACAAGCTGGGCGAGGTCATGGCGCTCAGTGACCGCGTGACGGTTCTACGTGATGGTCAGTGGATCAAGACGGACCTGACCCGCAACCTTACCGCCGACCGCATTGCGCAGTTGATGGTCGGCCGCGAGTTGTCGGACCTTTATCCGGTGAAGCACGAACCTGATGTCGACGCCGAAGAAGTGCTGACTGTCGAGAACCTTTCCACCGGCTTTGTCAAAAACGCGAGCTTTACGCTGCAAAGAGGTGAAATCCTCGGTTTTTCCGGTCTGATCGGCTCGGGACGGACCGAGTTGATGGAGGCGATTGCGGGCCTTCGCAAATACCACTCCGGCACTGTGACCGTGAACGGCACGCCCCTGCCCGCGGCCGATATGAATGCGACGCGCGAAGCGGGCGTTGCCTACATGACCAAGGACCGTAAGGGGCGCGGACTGCTTGTCGGTGAACGTATCCGCCCGAACCTGACGCTGCAGACACTCGATCTGCATGAACGCTGGGGGATGATCTCCGGCACGTCGGAGGCGAAGGCGCTCGAACGCGCGAACCGCCGTTTCGACATCCGTGTCCGCGATCCGCGCGTGATGGTGTCGCAGATGTCAGGCGGCAACCAGCAGAAGCTCCTGCTCGCCAAAATCATGGAGCTCGCCCCCGGCATTCTGATCGTCGACGAGCCGACACGCGGCATCGACGTCGGCACCAAGCAACAAATTTACCAGTTCCTGTCCGTGCTGGCCCGTGAAGGCCATGCCGTAATCGTCGTCTCGTCCGAAATGCCCGAGATCATCGGCCTCTCCAGCCGCGTTGCGGTGATGCGCGAGGGGCGGATCATGGGGTTGCTGACCGGCGACGGCATTCAGGAAAACAACATCATGCGACTGGCCTCCGGCCTTGGCGTCGCGGCCTGA
- a CDS encoding ABC transporter permease, with product MSTQTSPLTSIRRTLSSVDMRAVAPFIALIVLIIAGAMVNPRFVGLDNLANVATRCAFIATIAVGATFVISSGDLDLSVGSMVAFVASVMILFMNTQVFASPLMMVLTAVLLAIALGALCGLFNGVLTTKGQLEPFIVTLGTMGIFRGLTTWLSQGGAITLQAQEQQALYREVYFGRLFGVPWPILITLAVALLGSLLMYRTRFGRHVVAVGSNREVARHSGINVSRVRLYAFMIQGLTVAVAVILYVPRLGSTSSTTGTMWELQAITAVVIGGTALKGGSGRVWGSIAGAFILELVGNIMLLSNFISEYLLLAIQGTIIILAMLVQRSLTRRA from the coding sequence ATGAGCACCCAGACCAGCCCCCTCACCTCCATCCGCCGCACGTTGTCGTCGGTCGACATGCGCGCCGTTGCGCCCTTCATTGCGTTGATCGTGCTGATTATCGCCGGCGCGATGGTGAACCCGCGTTTCGTCGGCCTCGACAACCTCGCCAACGTGGCCACCCGCTGCGCGTTTATCGCGACCATTGCAGTCGGCGCGACCTTTGTCATCTCGTCCGGAGACCTCGATCTGTCGGTCGGCTCGATGGTCGCCTTCGTCGCCTCCGTCATGATCCTGTTCATGAACACGCAGGTCTTCGCGAGCCCGCTGATGATGGTGCTTACCGCCGTTCTGCTGGCCATCGCGCTCGGCGCGCTCTGCGGGCTCTTCAACGGGGTACTGACGACGAAAGGCCAGCTTGAACCGTTTATCGTAACCCTCGGAACCATGGGCATTTTTCGCGGCCTGACCACGTGGCTGTCGCAAGGCGGCGCGATCACGTTGCAGGCGCAGGAACAGCAGGCGCTTTACCGCGAGGTCTACTTTGGCCGCTTGTTTGGTGTGCCGTGGCCGATCCTGATTACCCTCGCCGTCGCGCTGCTCGGCTCGCTGCTGATGTACCGCACGCGCTTTGGTCGTCACGTGGTCGCCGTCGGCTCCAACCGTGAAGTCGCGCGCCATTCGGGCATCAATGTCAGCCGCGTGCGCCTCTATGCCTTCATGATCCAAGGCCTGACCGTAGCCGTCGCCGTGATCCTCTACGTGCCGCGCCTCGGCTCCACCTCCTCCACCACCGGCACGATGTGGGAGCTTCAGGCGATCACCGCAGTGGTCATCGGCGGCACGGCTCTCAAGGGTGGTTCGGGCCGCGTTTGGGGTTCGATCGCGGGCGCGTTCATCCTCGAACTGGTGGGCAACATCATGCTGCTGTCCAACTTCATCTCTGAATACCTCCTCCTCGCCATCCAAGGGACGATCATCATCCTTGCCATGCTGGTTCAGCGTTCGCTGACCCGTAGGGCCTGA
- a CDS encoding substrate-binding domain-containing protein — protein MRKTIFGALLASASFVSTAFAADLTIGVSIPAADHGWTSGVVFHANRIAEEVMGAYDDIEVIVKTSPDPASQANALQDLEIQGIDALVILPTDPDALVNAIMEVKSKGTFVALVDRAPSNNDDSVRDLYVAGNNYGLGEAAGEYIAENTPDAKVVVIRGMPIPIDQERQDGFDAGIEGSDVEVLDRQFGNWNRDDAFRVMQDYLTKFDDIDVVWCQDDDMAVGVLQAIEQSQRDDIQYVIGGAGSKDMIKMVMDGDPMMPVDVLYPPAMVGTAIEMTVAGMVGQLPVAGTYTIDATLVTPENAEDYYFPDSPF, from the coding sequence ATGCGTAAGACAATTTTCGGAGCGCTGCTTGCCAGTGCATCCTTCGTCAGCACCGCTTTTGCTGCTGACCTCACCATCGGTGTGTCGATCCCGGCTGCCGACCACGGTTGGACCTCGGGTGTGGTTTTTCACGCCAACCGGATCGCCGAAGAAGTCATGGGCGCCTATGACGACATCGAAGTCATCGTCAAAACCTCGCCCGATCCGGCAAGCCAGGCCAATGCGCTTCAGGATCTTGAGATCCAAGGCATCGACGCACTGGTCATCCTGCCGACCGACCCCGACGCGCTCGTCAACGCGATCATGGAAGTGAAGTCCAAGGGCACTTTCGTTGCACTCGTCGACCGCGCACCGTCGAACAACGACGACAGCGTGCGTGACCTCTACGTTGCGGGCAACAACTACGGCCTCGGCGAAGCGGCTGGCGAATACATCGCCGAGAACACCCCCGACGCCAAAGTCGTTGTGATCCGCGGTATGCCGATCCCGATCGACCAAGAGCGTCAGGACGGCTTTGACGCCGGTATCGAGGGATCGGACGTCGAAGTTCTCGACCGTCAGTTCGGGAACTGGAACCGCGACGATGCCTTCCGCGTCATGCAGGACTACCTGACCAAGTTCGACGACATCGACGTGGTCTGGTGTCAGGACGACGACATGGCCGTTGGCGTTCTGCAGGCCATCGAACAGTCGCAGCGTGACGACATCCAGTACGTCATCGGCGGCGCGGGCTCGAAGGACATGATCAAGATGGTCATGGACGGCGATCCGATGATGCCGGTCGACGTGCTCTACCCGCCGGCGATGGTCGGCACCGCGATCGAGATGACTGTTGCAGGCATGGTCGGTCAACTGCCGGTCGCTGGCACCTACACCATCGACGCGACGCTCGTGACCCCCGAGAACGCCGAGGACTACTACTTCCCCGACAGCCCGTTCTAA